A part of Paenibacillus donghaensis genomic DNA contains:
- a CDS encoding acyl carrier protein, which translates to MEKRDVVSKLKQIIVRTLDVDVEVENINDDSLLYDELGIDSVDSLDLIVNVEEEFKLDLSEEGNDFLYSIDTFAEKILSVLKPEL; encoded by the coding sequence ATGGAGAAAAGAGATGTTGTTAGCAAATTAAAACAAATTATTGTACGAACTCTTGATGTTGATGTGGAGGTGGAAAATATAAATGATGATTCTTTGTTATATGACGAACTGGGGATTGATTCGGTAGACTCATTGGATTTGATCGTCAATGTTGAAGAAGAATTCAAATTAGATCTATCAGAAGAAGGAAATGATTTTTTATATTCTATTGATACTTTTGCTGAAAAGATATTATCCGTTTTGAAACCGGAGTTGTAA
- a CDS encoding beta-ketoacyl synthase N-terminal-like domain-containing protein: MQDEKIVVTGVAAITASYPSLDDLIDFYLNRIEKRSLKITESINIDNLNIDVGKYINKFKIKKMSNASVLSVIAAGQAIHDANVEKEVLENSGVVFNSLFSTFDKAMEFYDMACETKCEKVNSSKFANSTSCAPTGEISAEWGMRGSSMMLSGDKESSFSAIRLGYNNLRDCEQTPFFLVGGVDVYFNNKSYFYSNESGTEKEEGVAAILLEKSTNAFLRSAKVYGEIQIINSSHIKDKINNDDYSYVISNDFTLNGKLDTNKLMMLEDYEGATASIAVVIACKIVESIKVKRTVVPDKPLQVLIHLKEGNTCILIKEEVR, from the coding sequence TTGCAGGACGAAAAAATAGTTGTCACAGGTGTCGCTGCAATTACTGCTTCGTACCCTAGTTTGGATGATCTTATAGATTTTTATTTAAATCGGATAGAGAAGAGATCGTTGAAAATAACGGAATCTATTAATATTGATAATTTGAATATTGATGTTGGCAAATATATAAACAAATTCAAAATAAAAAAAATGAGTAATGCCTCTGTGTTATCAGTTATTGCTGCAGGTCAAGCCATTCATGATGCTAATGTTGAAAAGGAAGTTTTGGAAAATAGCGGTGTTGTATTTAACTCGCTTTTTTCAACTTTTGATAAAGCTATGGAGTTTTACGATATGGCTTGTGAAACAAAGTGTGAGAAGGTTAATTCATCAAAGTTTGCAAATTCGACTAGTTGTGCTCCAACCGGTGAAATATCTGCCGAGTGGGGGATGAGAGGTTCAAGTATGATGCTTTCCGGAGATAAGGAATCGTCTTTCAGCGCTATTCGTCTTGGTTATAATAACTTGAGAGATTGTGAACAAACCCCCTTTTTTTTAGTTGGAGGTGTTGACGTTTATTTTAACAACAAAAGTTATTTCTATTCCAATGAATCCGGTACTGAAAAGGAGGAGGGGGTTGCTGCAATTTTATTAGAGAAAAGTACTAATGCATTTTTAAGAAGTGCAAAAGTATATGGTGAAATTCAGATTATAAATTCGAGCCATATTAAGGATAAGATAAATAATGATGACTATTCATATGTTATCAGTAATGATTTCACTCTTAATGGGAAACTGGATACTAATAAATTAATGATGCTGGAGGATTATGAAGGAGCGACGGCAAGTATAGCTGTAGTTATAGCTTGCAAAATCGTTGAATCAATTAAAGTGAAACGGACGGTAGTTCCAGATAAACCGCTACAAGTTCTAATTCATTTGAAAGAAGGAAATACATGTATTTTAATTAAAGAGGAGGTAAGGTAA
- a CDS encoding BtrH N-terminal domain-containing protein, whose product MKTNHSQSSIMEVLGNYKTIKSSHCITKSLAEIMLNCSKLIPEKLCNDAMMFGLDSGLDFVYRVLGKDKYPPVFIGGRFCNWIDNFADTTSIRINKKSTNNNAHAWQSLKNSLDSGIPVMLEVDKYCLQYWKQKVGYEDYGGHLVVAVSYDENYVYISDECGKEEKFQKVPLDELSAARNSTLFWKKPNNIWYEFDFPKEIPSIETMIKTSIKKNVERILNPPRIEAQTGINAMRQCAKDLLSWVDWFDFSIYVHKDKIEVPALDYELFKIMKIIHGGNIGGGGNFRFLYANFLKQSADIIQSDRVREASYDFSLSGEKWIKIHDMINRNEVRPLCYEYKQELLESISQVILEIADIEEGALWKLNEKI is encoded by the coding sequence ATGAAAACAAACCATTCACAATCAAGTATAATGGAGGTCCTTGGAAATTATAAAACTATTAAAAGCTCCCATTGTATTACTAAATCTTTAGCAGAAATCATGCTGAATTGTTCAAAGCTTATTCCAGAAAAACTATGTAATGATGCTATGATGTTTGGTTTGGATAGCGGTTTGGATTTCGTATATAGAGTTCTCGGAAAAGACAAGTATCCTCCGGTTTTTATAGGGGGGAGATTTTGCAATTGGATAGACAATTTTGCTGACACAACTTCAATTAGGATTAATAAAAAATCTACGAATAATAATGCTCATGCATGGCAATCATTGAAGAACTCTCTTGATTCAGGAATTCCTGTTATGTTAGAAGTCGACAAATACTGCCTTCAATATTGGAAACAGAAAGTGGGGTATGAGGATTATGGTGGACATCTTGTAGTGGCTGTCTCTTATGATGAGAATTATGTTTATATTTCTGATGAATGTGGTAAAGAGGAGAAATTTCAGAAGGTTCCTCTCGATGAGCTATCAGCAGCGAGAAATTCAACTTTATTCTGGAAGAAGCCTAATAATATATGGTATGAATTCGATTTCCCAAAAGAAATCCCTAGTATAGAAACTATGATTAAAACCAGCATAAAAAAGAATGTTGAAAGAATATTGAATCCTCCTAGAATAGAAGCACAAACTGGAATAAACGCAATGAGACAGTGTGCAAAGGATTTGTTATCATGGGTGGATTGGTTTGATTTCTCCATATACGTTCATAAAGATAAGATTGAAGTTCCGGCATTAGACTACGAATTATTCAAGATCATGAAAATTATTCATGGCGGGAATATAGGTGGGGGAGGGAATTTTCGCTTCCTTTATGCAAACTTTCTAAAACAATCCGCCGATATTATTCAATCTGATCGGGTTAGAGAAGCTTCGTATGATTTTTCTTTGTCAGGAGAAAAATGGATAAAAATACATGATATGATTAATAGAAATGAAGTTAGACCTCTCTGTTATGAGTATAAGCAAGAGCTGCTTGAGTCCATTAGTCAAGTGATCTTGGAGATTGCAGATATTGAAGAGGGTGCGCTTTGGAAGTTAAATGAAAAAATCTAA
- a CDS encoding MerR family transcriptional regulator → MLRISDFSILSQLSTKMLRHYADIDLLPPGFIDESTGYRYYYEHQLAVANKINMLKTMGLSLHLIKKILYEYDEDIHLMKFLNMQAAQLQEEINEKQDKILLINSMIKHLNAQKESSKYTVTAKKIPQRRVIYLRAQIKQYQDETLLWKRLSMIVHGQNVRLSYPHFNITVFYEEDVQNQRIDIEVQKCISGDYENLQEANIKIEKEQTVASFIYEGNYNKLSEVNETLARWILDNDYELNGSPFNIYHISPEEANEAANLLTEICFPIKKKTNIIG, encoded by the coding sequence GTGCTTAGAATTAGTGACTTTTCCATTCTTTCGCAGTTAAGCACTAAGATGCTTAGGCATTATGCTGACATTGATTTACTTCCTCCAGGCTTTATTGATGAAAGTACTGGCTATCGGTATTATTATGAACACCAGCTAGCAGTAGCTAACAAAATAAACATGTTGAAAACCATGGGACTCAGTCTGCATCTAATAAAAAAGATTTTATATGAATATGATGAGGATATTCATCTGATGAAGTTCTTGAATATGCAAGCGGCACAATTGCAGGAGGAAATAAATGAGAAGCAAGATAAAATATTGTTGATAAACTCCATGATTAAACACCTAAACGCTCAGAAAGAGTCATCAAAATATACGGTAACGGCAAAGAAAATACCACAACGACGGGTCATTTATTTACGCGCACAAATCAAGCAGTATCAGGATGAAACTCTGCTATGGAAAAGACTATCCATGATCGTTCATGGCCAGAATGTACGACTAAGCTATCCGCATTTTAATATAACAGTTTTTTACGAAGAGGATGTTCAAAATCAAAGGATTGATATTGAAGTCCAAAAATGCATTTCAGGGGATTATGAAAATCTGCAAGAAGCAAATATTAAAATAGAAAAGGAACAAACCGTGGCTTCATTTATCTATGAAGGAAATTATAACAAACTTAGTGAAGTGAATGAAACACTCGCTCGATGGATATTAGATAATGATTATGAACTGAACGGCTCCCCTTTTAATATTTATCATATCTCCCCTGAAGAGGCCAACGAAGCTGCCAACTTATTAACGGAAATTTGTTTTCCTATAAAGAAAAAAACAAATATCATAGGATAA
- a CDS encoding BtrH N-terminal domain-containing protein translates to MMELNRKVIETFDNKPGQHCISTSLRDIFQYNGFSFSEEMIFGLDSGLGYHLCEDTHKLGSLFVGGKSNLFEGNICNNLGIKLIQNEPQDDMSAWLEVKEYIDKNTPVMVLADMYYLDYFQKKQNPFGGHMIVIIGYDLEKEEVYVSERLDDQLIEKDRNELLSISFSNLQLARSSEKDYISRPNRRWFVLEFPPELNIKLGIKKSIKQNVERFLNSEENGIKNLHLFPSKLRICLDRILESSLSYKELIYETKKQLLFIYACIEKNGTGGGLFRKMYSGFLSEIYKNYYTDPLIYKAYHDLVVAAEKWSELASNIYKDVMNLNVKIPRDTLGSRINSICESVNFHIRDVENIEKQAFLSLAQWIGGDQ, encoded by the coding sequence ATGATGGAGTTAAACAGGAAGGTAATTGAAACCTTTGATAATAAGCCCGGTCAGCATTGTATAAGCACGTCACTCAGGGATATTTTTCAATACAATGGTTTTAGTTTCTCAGAAGAAATGATATTCGGGTTGGATAGCGGTTTAGGTTATCATTTATGTGAAGACACCCATAAGTTGGGTTCGCTGTTTGTAGGAGGTAAAAGCAATCTCTTTGAAGGTAATATTTGTAATAACCTAGGGATTAAGCTAATACAAAATGAACCTCAGGATGATATGTCTGCTTGGTTAGAGGTAAAAGAATATATCGATAAGAATACCCCGGTTATGGTACTTGCAGATATGTATTATCTTGATTATTTTCAAAAGAAACAAAATCCCTTTGGTGGACATATGATTGTTATTATTGGGTACGATCTGGAAAAAGAAGAGGTTTATGTATCTGAAAGGTTGGATGATCAGCTTATTGAAAAAGATCGGAATGAACTACTATCTATTAGTTTTTCTAATCTACAATTAGCACGTTCTTCAGAAAAAGATTATATAAGCAGACCAAACAGAAGGTGGTTTGTTTTAGAGTTTCCCCCGGAATTAAACATCAAGTTAGGTATAAAGAAATCTATTAAACAAAATGTCGAACGTTTTTTAAATTCGGAAGAAAATGGTATTAAAAATCTACACTTATTTCCTTCGAAGCTTAGAATTTGTCTCGATAGAATTTTAGAGAGTAGTCTGTCGTATAAAGAGCTAATCTATGAAACTAAAAAGCAGTTACTCTTCATATATGCTTGTATAGAAAAGAATGGAACAGGTGGAGGACTATTCAGAAAAATGTACTCTGGGTTTCTAAGCGAAATTTATAAGAACTATTATACTGACCCACTCATATATAAAGCATATCATGATTTAGTTGTTGCAGCTGAAAAGTGGTCTGAATTAGCTAGTAATATATATAAAGATGTGATGAATTTAAATGTTAAAATTCCAAGGGATACGTTAGGAAGTAGAATTAACTCTATTTGTGAAAGTGTAAATTTTCACATACGGGATGTTGAGAACATTGAAAAGCAGGCTTTCCTCAGTTTAGCACAGTGGATAGGAGGAGATCAATGA
- a CDS encoding class I SAM-dependent methyltransferase, with protein sequence MKERIIETVDGIQDIGSVQKYNLMQRETRDRGNIMEKVERLVKNGLVSGHALEIGPGPGYFGLEWLKVTDNSTLTGIEISQPMIVMAEENAAEYGLQNRVKYVHGDAKQMEFEDETFDLVISCFSLHEWEYPEAIIKETSRVLKKGGHFFSLDWRRDVDLNAISFIPNSVKDDKMREGLFRSIDASYHVDEIKQFFSITDNQLRLKVYAELIYGMYVIAQKV encoded by the coding sequence ATGAAGGAAAGAATTATTGAAACAGTGGATGGTATACAGGATATTGGTAGTGTTCAAAAGTATAATTTAATGCAGAGAGAAACCAGAGATCGTGGAAACATAATGGAAAAGGTGGAGCGTTTAGTTAAAAATGGTCTTGTTAGTGGGCATGCATTAGAAATCGGTCCGGGTCCAGGGTATTTTGGATTAGAATGGTTAAAGGTAACCGATAACTCGACGCTAACCGGAATTGAAATTAGTCAGCCGATGATTGTAATGGCTGAAGAAAATGCTGCTGAGTATGGATTGCAAAACAGAGTTAAGTATGTGCATGGAGATGCTAAGCAAATGGAATTTGAAGATGAAACTTTTGATTTAGTTATTTCATGTTTCTCTTTGCATGAATGGGAATATCCAGAGGCTATTATTAAAGAAACAAGTAGAGTGTTGAAAAAAGGCGGCCATTTCTTTTCTCTGGATTGGAGAAGAGATGTTGATTTAAACGCTATTAGTTTTATACCTAACAGTGTAAAAGATGATAAAATGCGGGAAGGTTTATTTCGCTCTATAGATGCAAGTTATCATGTTGATGAAATCAAACAGTTCTTCTCGATTACAGATAATCAATTGAGATTAAAGGTGTATGCAGAATTAATTTATGGAATGTATGTAATTGCTCAAAAAGTATAA